The following are from one region of the Miscanthus floridulus cultivar M001 unplaced genomic scaffold, ASM1932011v1 fs_714_4, whole genome shotgun sequence genome:
- the LOC136532800 gene encoding uncharacterized protein, which translates to MASSTSSQVQAKGADGACGVVAGLGRVGTSPSSPSPVLAQVHDCSRLGKEKTAAASPPLSSPTPPLQRVLLQRREQIQAASPFPSPSAAPGAASRRGGGAEAGRQERRIKIDWSPERF; encoded by the exons AtggcaagcagcacgagcagccAAGTGCAGGCAAAGGGCGCGGATGGGGCATGCGGCGTGGTGGCGGGGTTGGGGCGGGTTGGGACTTCCCCGTCCTCTCCATCTCCCGTGCTCGCCCAAGTCCATGACTGCTCTCGGTTGGGGAAGGAGAAGACGGCCGCCGCCAGCCCGCCGCTGTCGTCGCCGACGCCTCCGCTCCAGCGTGTCCTCCTCCAACGCCGAGAGCAGATCCAG GCAGCGTCCCCTTTCCCTTCCCCATCGGCGGCACCCGGAGCCGCAAGCAGGAGAGGAGGAGGCGCTGAAGCGGGAAGGCAGGAGCGCCGGATAAAAATAG ATTGGTCTCCAGAAAGGTTCTAA